The Coffea eugenioides isolate CCC68of unplaced genomic scaffold, Ceug_1.0 ScVebR1_2866;HRSCAF=3976, whole genome shotgun sequence genome segment CAAATTGAAATTTAGAGATCTTTTAGGGCCGCTTACTTTATGTTACCCCAAtggccccaaaaaaaaagaggtgaaAAAAATGACAATGAATTCTAGTAAGAAGTAAGAATACAACAAATTAAATTACCAAAAACATAAAACGCAATCAATAATGAGGACTCAATCAATATTGCCTGACCGGTCTTGAGAAGCACACGATATATCGAGATCAAATTTGCACAAGGAACAACTGTAGGCGAAAAACTTCCAACCCTTTTGGCCACAAGCATCACAAGTACAACTACCAGAAGAATAAGGTGGCTCCCTATGGAGCACTAATGGATGCTGGGGATGCATCGGATGAGTAATCTGCAAAGGAATTTCTGCACATGGTTTGTGGAGAAAGAAATTGCAGCTGAAGCAACAATATGCTGTGGGctccaaaatttgattttgacaCCCGTAGTAGATTTCTACTTTCTTATCATCTCCATCGCCATTATCATTGTTTTTCTGCAATTCAATCGTGATCAGAGGGTGCTCATCATGACTGAAATGTTGAATTTCCTCTTCCTCCATATACTTGAATCTTTGAAGCAATTTTGTAATTGTGGTATGGTATCTTCTTGAAAGATTGGATGGAAAAATTCAGACAAGAACCAGACAAGGGGAATCAAAATCTTTGAATTAGCAGTTAGCCGTAGAATCAACGCACAAATGTCAGTATAAAAATTTGTGGGCTGTATTGACTCATTCTTCGAATAATCCATCTACCACATCTAAGCTTGACGCAGTAGACCTTCAACACAAGGTGGATTACTTTGTCTTGAACTGCTTCAAAACTGAAATTAATTGATCTTATATATACAGCTGTTTATGAATTAATTACATGAAATGTAACTTGACAGGAAAAGAAAACATTATTCTAGTTATAGTACTTAATCTGGATTGAAAATTTATTATTCTTAATTGGGATATCATATTACTAAGTATTAATGCATCTACTAGGATTATTCTCAATAGTCACAGTATGATTATAAAATTGATTGAACAGATGAACTGAAAAGTTCTACTACCTACGCTTTGTTTTAAATTGATTGAATGCATCCAACTTGGAGGCTGCGGTGAAAATGTATTTCATTCTTGTATTTAAATATAGATAGTGTAATCATTTGGCAATCACAAtgacatttcaaaaaaaaaaaaattcgaggGAAACAATGGAACTTAAGAAGCAAAGAGGAACGGAGAAATTTGAATTTAGAATCCCTCATTCTTGGGGCAATTACAATAATATTTAGGCACTTGCcattccattttcctttttaaccTAAAAGAATGATGTACGCACTTGCATGTATAAAATTGCCTTCTGTATCTTAATCCTTTTTCCTTGTAATGGTGAAATATCTGTAAATGGTTTTAATTTGTGGGCTTATAGTTTAGGCTGTTAGTTGACTTATTCTTAATGGTGAAATATCTgtaaatatttttaatttgtgGGTTTACAAATTAGGATGTTAATTGACTAATTCTCCGCATAATCCGTCACTAGATAATACTAGAtctaatttatccaaaaaaaaaagataatactACATCTAAGCTTGGCGAATTTTCAACACTAGTATTACTTCTTTATGAACTGCTCTAATACTGAAATTTGATCATCATGCAGCTGCGTATAGTTTAACTGCATTACTGTAATTTGATAGgtaaataataaaattgttcTAACCATACAAAATTGTTCTTGCCATACTTCTTATTTGGGATTGAAAAAATTATTGGTCTTAATTAGGCTATCATATTCTATGAGGATTATTCTCAATAACCGCTGCATAAGATTTCATATTGATGTTTCCGAATGAGGCAGTCTTTGTGGGCTGAGTTTATGCATTGCAAAAACTGCCCCAATCTGCATCCTTGTTTTGCTGATACTTCTCCCGGTGATTCTTGGACTTGGAAGCGAACGGTGGCTATCCAAGGGATGGCTGAGCAACATATCAGGTGGGTTTTGGCTAGGGGCGCTATTAGTTTTTGGCATGATAATTGGTTGGGAATGGGGCCTTTATGTCGGCAAGTGGATAATTTTCAGGAATGTGCAGTCTCAGATTTTGTTGGTCAGGGTGACTGGAATGCTCAGCGGTTGGGCACGGTGCTTCCTAGCGGATGTGTGGGTCAAATTTTTAAAGTTTCGCCCGTaagggtggttatctaaatcTAACCAccggtgaaaaccatcacctttaAACCCAAGATCtgtatggcgattattaagaaataaattaactgtaaaatagcggaagcgtacctgaatccatattgataaatTTGATACTTGAATCCCTTAGATATTTAGGATGGCTttccaggtcaacaggtattcaccaatcctttgagagaggcatttagtttctctctggtatctttcctgacgatgggatatcagggaagggctgttttgtggtattagaaaatacgacaactaaaacgatacctgtgacctggggaccataaccctatttataggtaacattcctgttaccttttggagccctatttcagcccatcattgaaataggagcTCATAAGTTTCTACATATTaaagggcccacatcctattagatacattaaacccaaactatatttgatcactttaattgggtttaaccttaattgacagtttgcaatatataattattcacatataagtccaatgttggattaaggatccaccaatctcccacttggactatatgtgtaatcttataattatattttgcaattaaccgtatgagttcaactttactgtcactatcacaatgtatctgtaaccaattcggtccatcaattacacaaatataggatcaaagcggcctttgttacaatttcgtaactcgacccatcaatggtcaaatatatcaatgcaattgaatgacatgaatcatgatgtggatgtgtagcatgaaaatttcatgtaatgtgatcaaaacatgcctattttcaactggtccaccttaaattttatgagatcaaaccataccaaaGTTATAGTGTAAATAAAtctaaactttatttatgcataaaatatttttaaatccttaataactgaaaaatatcataagagcatTCAAAATAACAAAACTCCCACTAAAATTGTACATCATTTAATAACACGACACCCATATgagcagtatgctcatgaaacaatttgggtggcaatcccttagtaagcggatccgcaACCATGGAATTTGTCCCGATGTGCTCTATCGATAACTGTCCATTCTGCACTCTTTCTTTAACAGCCAGGAACTTGATatttcactacaagaaaattgttcatcagtgacaacacaaagtcatcacagaacatacaaatatcgtcacaaataccttttattgacgactttttgatcgtcacaaagtcgtcactaaatccccgtcggtaaaagtaaatagtgacgacctaaaatgtcgtcactaaatagttgtcattagtgacgactttaagtaaagcatttttgacaaaagatcaagtcgtcaataaaacacttccagaTTGTCGTAACTAATGACAACAATTTAGTGACGACCTgattgtcgtcactaaatagtggtcattagtgacgacaatccggaagtgttttattaacgacttgatcttttgtcaaaaatgctctacttaaagtcgtcactaaaaagcaccgaaagccattgtatataactattttactgacaacaattgtcgtcacaaatgtagcttagatttagtgacaatctctgttgtgacaaggagtttttattttctattttgtgacaacttttttttgtcattagataatttctcaatagcttaatagtcataatttggtctgtaatcattgctaaatcgttgattttaaacaaaccatacaaataaacatgaacgattgataaccaaaagtatttgcattagattacatggtaataatatagcattctcaaatgtcaaattcaagtgtacattacccaactatgcctacaaaaataacatttgtccaaaatatcatttgtacataaggtacatttacaaaagcaatcacagtttaagaaattgaagaacatctaaatgaatcactccatgagcaaaaggcaattttgtcttcaacattcttcaaccataaccatagatatcttccaaaagctagtatgaatagcatttatctgtcataaaagagtaaaagaagtaggtaaggggaggagtacaataataaagaacaagtaatgagacttagattattaagacaaaaattacaattcattaagaacctcatataatttgggcccacatattacaacaccagcaagaagttagaaatcacagtccaatctatacaaatacaacactacataagctcaactaaagagctctctaaaacagtttttttttattttctttcttcttctttaaataGCTCAACTTATTGAACAATTAAATTGGACTCTCACAGTAATTATTGTTTACAACTAGAATCGATGCCTGCTTGCAGCTTTTCCTGCCCCTTCTCATACATTCAAGGGAATGGGAAATGATTGTGGAAGTAGAAAAAGTAGACAACTTTCCTACAAAACATTCATAACATACCGCTTTGACGCCAGCTTCTTGCACGTATGCAATATCAGCAGGTGTAAAAAGTCCAGACTCACCAACGACCTAAAGATTTTGAAGACAGGAAAATGAATACATTGGTGATTAGACAAAATAATATGTAATGAGGCAGTCATGTGCCTCTGTCAACAATTTAACAAAGAAGGAGAAATCTTAAAGGGCATGAGAAAAGTGCAGAAATAGGATACTCACAATTATGCCTCTTTCTCGGATTATTCTCCCACGTTCTCCTTGAAGAAGATTTTTAGTATTGCTGATGTCAACCTTAAATGTTTCTGCAGATAGACAAAGCTAAATTAACTTGCAAGACTCCAACAAATGACTTGTACTGATTCTGTAAGCTACTCATTGCTCTTTTAACATTTTTTCTAGGTTGTGCATTTTTTATCATCTTCATCCTTGTTCTTTTCGGATTTATAGCTTGTTTCCACTCACCCATCCTCAAGATGAGCACCTTTACCCATTGTTACCTAACTCATTTTTTCCTGACTGACTGTTTACGAACTACCATTCTAAGAGAAAAAGGTTATATCATGCAACCATATTGAATATCAGCACTAAGCAAGATGAGATATAACTAGGAAGAGTATCCAGCACCAGATTTTGGCATCTAGCAATTGGTGCCGTGCGGAAGTATGTCAAAGAAGTTAATTCctagaaagttaaaaaaaaaaagggtagtAGGGGATTGTCATAACAGAATTAATTTGTTGGTATTATTATTTATAGCATCACAGTGCAAATGATATACACTTCAGCAAATGATTAGCTACTTGAAAATATTTAGGCCTTCTCATCGATGTTAGTAAGAATACAAGGAACTAATTTTTGTCCAAATACAGCTACAATCGAATGTAAACTTGATAGCAGCTTCAGAATCAAAATATCAAGGTATCAAACTTTAAATGCACAATCAAGAAGGAGAAGATTTAAATGATCGATATAGAATTTTCTTTAGAAACATACCGAGGTTACGGTTGTTTATTCCAATAAGTTCAATCCCATCAATCCCAAGAACACGATCCATCTCCCTCTCATCATGTACCTAAAAAATGAGATATGACAAACAAAGGTCAAAATCATTGATACTTCAAACGTTTTACTtgacaagaaaaacaaaataaaaccaaaatcaggaaaaaataaaaccaaaattgCTTCAAGTAAAGTACCAAGATAATTATTAGACAGCCTTCATGAGAACAGAAGGACCACTAACCTACATatgtttaaaaaagaaattttttcttCATGAAGAAGACGAAAAACAAACTTGAGATATCATTACAGATTTTTGTTGATATTCCGATTTTTGTACAAATCACaaacaagaaaatgaaaattacccTGACTTAAACGTCCTAAATCTAACACTAAAAGTGAGGAGGGAATTGAGTTCTATTAATTGTTAAGAcagcaaaaggaaagaaagaagaaaacaatAACCATACCTCCACGAGTGGTGTTAAACCAAGCAATTTGCAGATCTTAGTCATGTATTTGATATCAAGATCTGGTAAAACAGCAGCAATTAACAGGATTGCATCTGCGCCTTTTGTGCGAGCATAGTATATTTGCCAAGCGTCTATAACAAACTCTTTGCATAACAGAGGGCACTGCACATGTAAATTGTTTCAGCAATCACTTTCAAAAATAATACTTCGAGCTAATATTCAGCAGAAATATgcatcaagaagaaaaaaaataccttCACTCCTGAATTCCTTATCTTCTCCAAATTCTCAAAGCCTCCCTTATTTTATGGAGCACAGAAACAAAAAAGTAGTGATGATAATTAGCAGTAAGAATTAACTTAAAAACAAATACATTGACTTGCAGAGACAGGCTTATATGACCCTGA includes the following:
- the LOC113757251 gene encoding indole-3-glycerol phosphate synthase, chloroplastic-like; this translates as MDRVLGIDGIELIGINNRNLETFKVDISNTKNLLQGERGRIIRERGIIVVGESGLFTPADIAYVQEAGVKAINAIHTSFWKIS